The Halococcus sediminicola genome has a segment encoding these proteins:
- a CDS encoding DUF655 domain-containing protein, producing MSDVESDDASEHRAVVLDMLPTGRPDDDRPPQQKSALAFTLGESDFRLAELTLADDADIGFSDRIQPDDSTVESTHTIEFDALPNAARSELEYAIEDTIDRDEQRFVDFYNDAQPITLRLHQLNLLPGIGKKLRNSILDERKRQPFESFDDLEERVAGLHRPKEILIERIREELRDEDLKYRIFVGRDAE from the coding sequence ATGAGCGATGTCGAAAGCGACGACGCCAGCGAGCACCGCGCCGTCGTCCTCGATATGTTGCCGACCGGCCGGCCCGACGACGACCGGCCGCCACAGCAGAAATCGGCGCTCGCGTTCACCCTCGGCGAGAGCGACTTCCGGCTCGCCGAACTCACGCTCGCCGACGACGCCGACATCGGTTTCAGCGACCGCATCCAGCCCGACGACTCGACCGTCGAATCGACGCACACGATCGAGTTCGACGCGCTGCCGAACGCCGCCCGCTCGGAACTCGAATACGCCATCGAGGACACCATCGACCGCGACGAACAGCGGTTCGTCGATTTCTACAACGACGCCCAACCCATCACCCTCCGGCTCCACCAGCTCAACCTCCTCCCCGGTATCGGGAAGAAACTCCGGAACTCCATCCTCGACGAGCGCAAACGACAGCCCTTCGAGAGCTTCGACGACCTCGAAGAGCGCGTCGCCGGTCTCCATCGACCCAAAGAGATCCTCATCGAGCGTATCCGCGAGGAGCTACGCGACGAAGACCTGAAATACCGCATCTTCGTCGGGCGCGACGCGGAGTAA
- a CDS encoding glycosyltransferase family 4 protein → MKVAYVLSQNKGGLPHYAAELANAVAERAEVVVFKPAETSADEVFSERVETVDAFDSMNISIPDMYNLDFDVRNNLRGLLSYRNLKRLQEFDPDVVHDPTDFFPQVKFFTKRYGLDERYPFVVTYHEVPPSITTLSSPLSAFEELLNTLIPDAATDHVIVHSDQQRAAFAKRLGESTAIEVIPHATYEFFTDYDYEQRPEEAHTLLFFGNIFPGKGLDVLAEAVRLASDELPNLTLVIAGDGPLSSETERLIDTADEGRFEVHNYFVPNERVGELFSRAALVALPYRSTHGDGTKGHSGALSTAHSFGKPVVATRTGDFPAQVEATGAGVVVPEEDPAALAEAIVALLTDDERRAAMAEESRRQGERLSWATIAERHMAVYEDAIASFHGRERVIETPTVE, encoded by the coding sequence ATGAAGGTCGCGTATGTCCTCTCACAGAACAAAGGCGGATTGCCCCACTACGCCGCCGAACTCGCAAACGCCGTCGCCGAGCGCGCGGAGGTGGTCGTGTTCAAACCGGCCGAGACGAGCGCCGACGAGGTGTTCTCCGAGCGCGTCGAGACGGTCGACGCCTTCGACAGTATGAACATCTCCATCCCCGACATGTACAACCTCGATTTCGACGTCCGGAACAACCTTCGGGGGTTGCTCTCCTATCGAAACCTGAAGCGCCTCCAAGAGTTCGATCCGGACGTAGTCCACGACCCCACCGATTTCTTCCCCCAGGTCAAGTTCTTCACCAAGCGCTACGGGCTCGACGAGCGCTACCCGTTCGTCGTGACCTACCACGAGGTGCCGCCCTCGATTACGACACTATCGAGTCCGCTCTCGGCGTTCGAGGAGCTGTTGAACACGCTGATCCCCGACGCCGCGACCGATCACGTCATCGTTCACAGCGACCAACAGCGCGCGGCGTTCGCAAAACGCCTCGGTGAATCGACGGCCATTGAGGTCATCCCGCACGCGACCTACGAGTTCTTCACCGATTACGACTACGAGCAGCGGCCCGAAGAGGCCCACACGCTGCTCTTTTTCGGCAACATCTTCCCCGGCAAAGGTCTCGACGTGCTGGCCGAGGCGGTGCGACTGGCGAGCGACGAACTCCCGAACCTGACACTCGTCATCGCCGGCGACGGGCCGCTTTCGAGCGAGACCGAGCGGCTCATCGACACCGCCGACGAGGGGCGTTTCGAGGTCCACAACTACTTCGTCCCGAACGAGCGCGTCGGCGAACTCTTCTCGCGGGCGGCGCTGGTCGCGCTGCCGTACCGCAGCACCCACGGCGACGGCACCAAGGGCCACAGCGGCGCACTCTCGACAGCGCACTCGTTCGGCAAGCCGGTGGTGGCGACCCGAACCGGCGACTTCCCCGCGCAAGTCGAGGCGACGGGTGCCGGGGTGGTCGTCCCCGAGGAGGACCCGGCGGCGCTCGCGGAGGCCATCGTCGCGCTGCTCACCGACGACGAGCGCCGGGCCGCGATGGCCGAAGAGAGCCGGCGACAGGGCGAACGGCTCTCGTGGGCGACGATCGCCGAACGACATATGGCGGTCTACGAGGACGCAATCGCCTCCTTTCACGGGCGCGAGCGGGTGATCGAGACGCCCACCGTCGAGTAG
- a CDS encoding 50S ribosomal protein L21e: protein MPNSKGPLKKTRNKLSNDPRERGTSPPQRAIEDFDAGERVHLRIDPSVPDGRFHPRFNGHTGEVLDRQGRAYRVQITDGGKDKIIIVTAAHLRRQE, encoded by the coding sequence ATGCCGAACTCCAAGGGCCCACTCAAGAAAACCCGGAACAAACTCTCGAACGACCCGCGAGAGCGCGGTACCTCGCCGCCCCAGCGTGCCATCGAGGACTTCGACGCCGGCGAGCGCGTCCATCTCCGTATCGACCCGAGCGTACCAGACGGACGATTCCACCCCCGATTCAACGGTCACACCGGCGAAGTGCTCGACCGACAGGGCCGTGCCTACCGCGTGCAGATCACCGACGGCGGCAAGGACAAGATCATCATCGTCACCGCCGCCCACCTCCGCCGGCAGGAATGA
- a CDS encoding elongation factor 1-beta, with product MGKVAAKLKVMPESPEVDLDDLQEELEDSLPEGAKINGFERDDVAFGLVALLPTVIVPDDAGGTESVEEAFGSVERVESVEVANVGRI from the coding sequence ATGGGAAAGGTCGCCGCGAAGCTCAAGGTGATGCCCGAGAGCCCAGAGGTCGACCTCGACGACCTCCAGGAAGAACTCGAAGACTCGCTGCCCGAAGGGGCGAAGATCAACGGCTTCGAGCGCGACGACGTGGCCTTCGGGCTGGTCGCACTCCTACCGACGGTCATCGTCCCGGACGACGCGGGCGGGACCGAATCGGTCGAGGAGGCCTTCGGCAGCGTCGAGCGCGTCGAAAGCGTCGAAGTGGCGAACGTCGGTCGCATCTGA
- a CDS encoding right-handed parallel beta-helix repeat-containing protein: MPLETVYRITKNYHVGPKRERPPANEAEGSIWEVTDASGDGTVRRTLSDGERWISLNVETASADSGQANEHYLTPDDGFGAIQDAIDRTGGDAVIRLAPGTYVGSELTLTDGILLEGAGRHATTLRLEDGANTDLVRTPDAPSQNVQECTLRNITFEGNRANNDAGNVVYGAFWNGRFIDCEFSTAPEHGFWLAGSDGSTDDNYFRGCRFVHNAGAGLRGGANKETYRAVGVVRIDTNWFGNNDGPGIIARGNSWKIGYSKFYGNGSTSGATIELDRCSYSSVTGCDMYSESESGSLVTVLAYKEADSVGNRITNNDLRGSYGTAVLCEAEEDDVVALQVCDNVLQSEGDAVDGIAANIEDGGAFVNCSVTNNTFVGSFAGSKLALLDGWSTRGNIGAGNS; the protein is encoded by the coding sequence ATGCCACTAGAAACCGTCTATCGGATAACGAAGAACTACCACGTCGGACCGAAACGAGAGCGTCCGCCGGCGAACGAGGCGGAGGGCTCGATCTGGGAGGTGACAGATGCGAGCGGGGATGGCACGGTTCGGCGGACGCTCTCGGATGGCGAACGATGGATTTCCCTGAACGTCGAAACCGCTTCGGCTGATTCCGGACAGGCAAACGAGCACTATCTCACGCCCGACGATGGTTTCGGGGCCATCCAGGACGCCATCGATCGGACGGGTGGCGACGCTGTGATTCGGTTGGCACCGGGAACGTACGTCGGCAGCGAACTGACGCTGACCGACGGTATTCTCCTTGAAGGAGCCGGCCGCCATGCGACCACGCTACGACTCGAAGATGGGGCGAACACCGATTTGGTACGGACGCCCGACGCCCCCAGCCAAAACGTCCAGGAGTGTACACTCCGAAACATCACGTTCGAGGGAAACAGGGCGAACAACGACGCAGGCAACGTCGTCTACGGAGCGTTCTGGAACGGCCGGTTTATCGACTGCGAGTTCAGCACCGCCCCCGAGCACGGCTTCTGGCTCGCCGGATCCGACGGCAGCACCGACGACAACTACTTTCGCGGCTGTCGTTTCGTCCACAACGCGGGGGCCGGTCTCCGCGGCGGAGCCAACAAGGAGACGTACCGCGCCGTCGGCGTGGTCCGCATCGACACCAACTGGTTCGGCAACAACGACGGCCCGGGGATAATCGCCCGCGGAAACTCCTGGAAGATCGGTTACTCGAAGTTCTACGGCAATGGGTCCACAAGTGGGGCGACCATCGAACTCGATCGATGCAGCTATTCGAGCGTTACCGGCTGTGACATGTACTCTGAAAGCGAGTCGGGATCGCTCGTCACCGTACTGGCGTACAAGGAGGCCGATAGCGTCGGCAATCGGATAACGAACAACGACCTGAGGGGAAGTTACGGAACGGCAGTGCTGTGTGAGGCTGAGGAGGACGATGTCGTCGCGTTGCAGGTGTGCGACAACGTGTTGCAAAGCGAGGGGGATGCCGTCGATGGGATCGCCGCGAACATCGAAGATGGTGGGGCGTTCGTCAACTGCTCAGTCACGAACAACACGTTTGTAGGGTCGTTCGCCGGTTCGAAACTCGCGCTCCTCGACGGATGGTCCACGAGAGGAAACATCGGCGCGGGCAATTCCTGA
- a CDS encoding HVO_2753 family zinc finger protein: MSESDSASTQSRTCVSCGIDISGTNAAAFSCPECGQRIYRCAKCRKQSNLYECPDCGFTGP; this comes from the coding sequence ATGAGCGAGAGCGACTCCGCGTCGACGCAGTCACGAACCTGCGTCTCCTGTGGCATCGACATCTCCGGAACCAACGCCGCCGCGTTCTCCTGTCCGGAGTGTGGACAGCGGATCTACCGCTGTGCGAAGTGCCGCAAGCAGAGCAACCTCTACGAGTGTCCCGACTGCGGCTTTACGGGGCCGTAA
- a CDS encoding 16S ribosomal RNA methyltransferase A has translation MSDRRDPDALLGRAGVRGDPQQDQHFLVDDRVLDRLPTYGTEFDTSHVLEIGAGTGALTDRLLGRAERVTAVERDSRLADFLREEFADAIEAGRLDIIEGDALAVDLPEFSVSVSNLPYGISSEILFRLLPRKRPLVATVQKEFAERMVAAPDTSEYGRLSVTTGHYADCEIVETVPPAAFAPPPAVESAVVRATPRDPAYTVPEEAFLALVRGVFTQRRKTLRNAIRNTTHITGIERPEAVVEAADEALLGKRAGELAPEGFAALTELALEHGGVPRGE, from the coding sequence ATGAGCGACAGGCGCGACCCCGACGCGCTGCTCGGGCGGGCGGGCGTGCGCGGCGACCCCCAACAGGACCAGCACTTCCTCGTCGACGATCGCGTGCTCGACCGCCTGCCGACCTATGGAACCGAATTCGACACGAGTCACGTCCTCGAAATCGGGGCCGGCACCGGCGCGCTGACCGACCGTCTGCTCGGTCGTGCCGAGCGTGTGACGGCCGTCGAGCGCGACAGCCGACTCGCCGACTTCCTCCGCGAGGAGTTCGCCGACGCCATCGAAGCGGGACGGCTGGACATCATCGAGGGCGACGCGCTCGCGGTCGACCTCCCGGAGTTCTCGGTCTCGGTATCGAATCTCCCCTATGGAATATCGAGCGAGATCCTGTTCCGGTTGCTGCCTCGAAAGCGGCCGCTGGTCGCCACAGTACAAAAGGAGTTCGCCGAGCGGATGGTCGCCGCCCCCGACACTTCCGAGTACGGTCGGCTGTCGGTGACGACGGGTCACTACGCCGACTGTGAGATCGTCGAGACCGTTCCTCCGGCGGCGTTTGCGCCGCCGCCGGCCGTCGAGAGTGCGGTCGTGCGGGCCACGCCGCGTGACCCCGCGTACACCGTGCCTGAAGAGGCGTTTCTCGCGCTCGTCAGGGGTGTGTTCACCCAGCGACGCAAGACGCTGCGCAACGCGATCCGGAACACGACACACATCACGGGCATCGAGCGGCCCGAGGCGGTCGTCGAAGCGGCCGACGAGGCGCTGCTCGGCAAGCGGGCGGGCGAACTCGCTCCCGAGGGATTCGCCGCGCTCACGGAACTGGCACTTGAACACGGTGGCGTCCCTCGGGGCGAGTGA
- a CDS encoding RNA polymerase Rpb4 family protein — protein MTIFKEKLDEEYLTLAETKTLLADIEADRAADEEREMRYELARAIDHVNRFAELTVEESQEFVDELEGLEKVDEPTAYKIANLRPANRDELRAIYAQERYSLSGEELDAVLDVVAKYE, from the coding sequence ATGACGATCTTCAAGGAGAAACTCGACGAGGAGTATCTGACGCTCGCCGAGACGAAGACGCTGCTCGCCGACATCGAGGCCGATCGCGCCGCCGACGAGGAGCGCGAGATGCGCTACGAACTCGCCCGCGCCATCGACCACGTCAACCGCTTTGCCGAGCTCACGGTCGAAGAGTCACAGGAGTTCGTCGACGAACTCGAAGGGTTGGAGAAAGTCGACGAACCGACGGCGTACAAGATCGCCAACCTCCGGCCCGCGAACCGCGACGAACTCCGCGCCATCTACGCACAGGAGCGCTACTCCCTGTCGGGCGAGGAACTCGACGCCGTCCTCGACGTGGTCGCCAAGTACGAGTAA